The window GAAGGAGCAAACTGGACATTAATGCCATAGTCATCTAGGTCTACCTCATAATAGTAAGGCTTGATAATTTCATTATCGTAACCATAAGCCAACACCGGCTTAATGTTTTTCAAATCGCCCTGAAATGGACTCAAGTTGAATGCTGAACTTCCCCTGTGGCTGGTGATGACTAGCGGTAAACCGTGAATAGTGTTTGCCGTGAAGTTATCTCTTTCTGGATAAACCCTTAGCAGACTGTTAGGCAAATGGACAGTAGGATAGGTGGGAACAAGTAGGTGGCTGATGTTACCAATATAGGGGTTAACATAATCTACCGGCTGTTTTTTTACTTGAGCGTTCACTATACTTGTAAAAAATGTGAACCAGACGCAGCTTAATAAAGCGCAAAAGTATTTTTTCATATTTAATTTTTCATAGAACCCCATAAACTTAACGCGTTTTGAATCCGGCATTTTCAACCTTATCAAATAATAAATATATTTAGCTGTGAGGTTTTTGATTAGGAAAGCAAGTTAGTAAAACGATTTATTAAATTTATTATGAATCTTATCATTTTTGGTGTTTTCTTATTATATAGAGGTTTTTGCTCATTTTTTCTTTAGCAAACTTCGATCTGATATCCAGGAATCTTTTAATGTTTTTTCTTTTAGAATAAGATTGATTTGGTATTTTGCAGGCCCAATTAGATAAGGATATGGCTTCAGGTTTTTTTGCAATTTTAGACGATATAGGTGCTTTAATGGATGACATTGCGGTGAGCGCAAAAGTCGCTGCAAAAAAAACAGCAGGTATATTGGGTGATGACCTTGCCGTTAATGCGGAAAAATCGACTGGTTTCCTATCTTCTAGGGAACTTCCTGTACTTTGGGCAATAACCAAAGGATCATTAATCAATAAGCTGATTATTGTTCCAATAGCGCTATTGCTAAATGTGTTTTTTCCTGTGGCCATCAAAGTAATTTTGGTGCTAGGAGGGATATACCTGGCTTACGAAGGCGTCGAAAAGATTGTAGAGTACCTTTTTCATCGCTCTGCAGATACGCATGGGGAAGCTGCTGAGGTTTTAGAAGAAGACGAAAATGCAGAGAAGACAAAAGTGCGATCCGCCATCACCACAGATTTTATTCTCTCCATCGAGATTGTAATTATCGCCCTTGGTAGCGTGCTGGAAGAAAGCCTCACCTTACAGATCGTAACCGTTTCAATTATAGCGCTTTTAGCTACAATAGGGGTTTATGGGATTGTAGCCATTATTGTTAGGATGGACGATGCAGGTTACCGGTTGATCAAACGTTCAAATGGAAAAGGAGCACTTTCATTCTTTGGCAAACTGCTGGTTTCTTCGCTTCCTATAGTGATAAAAGTTTTAAGTGTAGTGGGCACAATTGCCCTAATCCTTGTTTCGGGGGGATTTTCGTGCACAATATTGAGTTCATGCATCATCTTTTACCAGGCGTCCCTTCAATAATAAAGGAATTTGGTGCTGGTTTAATTGCGGGACTGTTGGCTGTGGCGCTTGCAATGGCAACTAAAAAAATCGTAAAGCTTTTTAAGCGTAAAGCTTAATTTCAAAAAACAGATCACTGCTTTGAAAGGAGGGATTCATTTTGTTTTCCTGAATTTCTGAGGGTAACTATAATTTCTTTTCCGCCGCATTCTGGCTTTAATTTACCATTATAGAATCATTAAACACATCTTAGTTTTAAGGTAATTTAAGGCTAGAGTAATTATCAAGCCATGTAAACCTCGAAGGCTTCCATTTTTAGCAAGTGGATTTCCTCCAGATAATCCTGCCTATATTGTTTCAATATTGCCTAGTCAATCCCACTGGCTTTTCTTTCGATCTGTATTTAACTACAGTATCCAAAACTTCATTCAAATTAGTAAGAATCTGCTTGGCCTCTTTTCCCATCTTTTTTTAACTGAAATCAATTTTTAACTCTTTTATTCTTATTGATAATTATCAAAACTATTGATTTTTTGTATTATTTATAATGCATTTAGTTTTATTTTTGATCATATGAAAAATGCAGTTTCGATATTCTGTCTTGCCTTACTATCGCTCTTTGGACTCGAAACCAGGGCGCAAGGCACTTATTCGGGCTGTTTGGTGTCATCCCAAGAACGGGTTTACACTTACGATGGTGGCGGAAGTGTATATGATCCTGGTTCTTTCATAGATCTTTCACCGAATTATTGTTCCTGGACCCCAACTTCTGGAACCGTTTGTAATATTTGCAATGGTTCGCTCAATGGGGGCGGTAATTGTCCTGGACACAACTACCAGGCGCAGGGAGTTGAAGGATTCTTTACAATGCTTGCTTGCCCAATAGACGATTATCTTCTTCCTTTAATTTTGACTTTAGCAGGATTAGGCGGCTTTTTTGTGAGGAAAAGGACGCTTTTATCTGTTTAAATAACCCTTCTTTTTTCTTTTGTCGTAATTTAAACGATGCTAGTTTTATTCTCCTAACGTATAGAAGTGATTGGCGGTACTTTTTATTGCTCTGTTCAATTTTAAATTGCAATTGACGCTCATAAATGTGCTGAGTAGAATTATGAATCGCTTTGACAGGGGAAACAAATCGACCGGTGGTTTGAAAATAAGTAATTTGATAACGCAACTTCAAAATTGTAAAACAGTAGCCTATTGTTTCGATTTTGCTTTACTGACTACTATAGCATGCTGATTAAAAAAAAAACAAAAGAGTTAAAAGCATCTGCTCCGTGCCAAGAAAATATTGCCAATGCCGAAGCTGAGAGGCAATTTCAAAATAAATCGTTAGCAATGTATATCGTAATGGTGAAAGAAAAATAATTAGATGTCGAAACTTTGTTATGCACGCCGGTGAAACGTTTCGTTTCTCTGCTGGACAAGGTCTTTGACATTGGGGAACGAAGCATTATCCTGTTAACATGGGAAATTTTGCGAAGCCTTGATCTTTCAGGGTGAAAGCGCATTGGCAGACTTCTAAGGTCCAGTTTGTAGAAACTGAGGTGAGTAGTTCCGAAAAAATAATTCAGTTTTGAATACAAAAATGGGCAGGCGCGCTAATGGCGTTTCTGCCCATTTTTTTTGCCCTCACTTTGTCTATAGTTAGAGGCACTTTTTTCATTAACCTTTTTGATCATTATAGTTTGATAATTGGACTGCATTGATCATTCAACATCGCTCAGTCTTAGAATTGCGAATCATCTGGGCCTTTTGGCTAGCTAATAAACCGCGTTATGGAAGAAAATAGATACGATCTTAACAAGATTAGGGAAGAAACCGATCTTGTAACCCTGCTTTCAAAACTAGGCTATCAGCCGCTCAAGCAGTCTGCAGGAGAACTTTTTTATCTTTCTATGCTCCGCGATAGTGATACTATGCCTTCTTTCTGCGTGAACGAAAAGCTAGGTATCTGGTATGATCATGGCCTGGCTAAAGGAGGCAATGTAATTGATTTTGCCTTGAGCTTTTGGCCTGCCCTCACTTTCCGGGAATCGATAGGGAAATTACTCGAAGCCTACGGAAACCTTGACGCTGTACCACTTAAAGCTAAGCCGGCCCAAATCGAAATACCTTTAAAACATCCTTCTTATTTAATTAGGGAGGTAAGAGAATTGGGAGGGAACCCTGCGATCAGTGATTACCTCGCACAAAGAGGAATTTCAGCAGTTGCAGTTGGATTTATTAAAGAGGTTTATTACAGCATTAAAAAGGACAATGGGAATAGAAAAGAATTATTTTCTGCTGGCTGGCAGAATGATCTTGGGGATGGGAGGTAAGAAACAAACTGTTTAAAGGGTGTCTTGGTAAAAAATCAATGAGCTTTATTTCCGGAGATCCGGATAAGCTTGCTGTATTTGAAGGAATGATGGATTTTTTAAGTTGGAGAATTGAGCACCGTGAAAACAGTGCAAGTGCCCTGATTTTAAATTCAGTTTCCTTTTTAAAGCCTGCAATACAAAAAGCCAGCGAATTCGCTCAGGTTGAAATATTTTTTGATCACGATCCTTCAGGAAGAAAATCAAGCGAGGAATTTTTAAATAAGCTCAGCTATAGTAAAGATTGTTCTGTGATTTACCAAGGTTATAATGATTATAATGAAATGATTCAGCATCGGCTGAATGAGGCAGTAAAAACGGATACAGATCAGAATATAAATCTATATAGAAAAACTGCACGGTAATTAGAAAGAAAAGTATCTAACTACAACCAAAAGCTATCTTAACCAACACGTTTTCTCAAGCAATCAGTGGCTGATTTCTAAGCTCACCTCAACTCACAAAATTCTATTACGCTAAACTTTATCATTTATGACTAGAGCAAAAATATCCGGTCGCCGTGGAAATCCGGTGCGATGTTATTTAAGTGATCATGAATATTCCAGGCTCATTGCCTTTGTAACCCCAATAGGCATTTCCATTTCAGAACTCATCAGGCAGGAACTCATCTATGGTTCGACGCTCGATGTTAACCCCTCTACTTTGCTTCAGGTATTCACCCAAATCGGAGCAGATTTATCCCGGATCCATAGTCAGCTGCAAAAAATAAGTGAAGAGCTAGCCATAGTGCCAATGGATGAGATAAAAGAAGAGCAGCGCTTTCGGGTAAAATTAATCGCCCAGGAATCTGATGCAGTAGCAGAGTGCCTTACCAAAGCAATTAGGATGATGATAATTAGAATGGATAGAAAAAGAAATAGCTTATGAATACAGTAATAGTGCGGCTATTTACCAAGTCTAATGGGTTTCCAGCGGTGAGCTATAATATGGACAAAGTAAATGCCAGTGCAGCCGAGCTGCTTAGCGTGAGAAACATGGATCTATTGAAAGCCTATTCCTTTATCCGCTCTATTGACATTGAACATTATTTTGGTGCAATTGCCTCACTAAACACCAGAAGCCATTTTGACCAGTTTCATGCGGTACTGTCTACTAAAGGAGTGCAGATGGATAAACAGGTATTTTTAGATATTGCCCATAAGTGGATGGAAGCGATGGGGTATAAAAGGCAGCCTTATTTGATTTTTCTGCATACGGATACCCCTAACCGGCATATTCATATTGTATCCACCGATGTAAGGTTAGACGGAAGTAAGATCTCTGATTCTTTTGACCGAATACGCGCAGTGACCGAGCTAAACCGGATCTGTGGGGTGGATGAGGCTAAGTCTTTCCAGGAAGATATTTCTCGGCTGATCAAATACCGCTGCAGCAGTACCGCTCAACTCGAAATCTTATTTAAACAAAAAGGGTACCGCTTCTTTAGCCATAAAGACAACTTTTTAGTGCGTAAATATGGGAAAACCTTAATCAGAATTCCAAGTGACGCGTTACTGAACAGCCTGTCAGCCGCTAAAGCAGATTTTAAAAGAATAGGGGAGATCAAATCATTTATTTCCAGCGCCATGTTTATCCATAATAGAAAGCCCGAACCGATTTATCAGCTGGGCCCTGGTAGGGCGTGGCGGAAAATTATTGCCTACCGCTCAGATCTTGCTGATTTTTTGCATTCAGCTGCCAATTTGGAAGTCGTTTATCTTTTTTCAAGAAGAACAGTTACCGGTTTTATGCTTATTGACCACCATACCGCTCAGCTTTTCGCTGGCGAGGAGCTTACCGATCTTCATTATTTCATGGGTAGCTTAAAGCAGCAGTCACCTGCATTAACGCCTAGTCATCAGCACTAGGCCCAAACCAATTTTTCCTTAATTTTTCACCTACTAATTCTTTGACTTATGGTTATCGCATTTGGCAATATCAAGCCAGGTACGGGTAAAAGCACCTTACTTTTACTCTTAGCCAATTACCTCGCCAGCAAGGGAAAAAAGAAAATTTATCTGGTAGATATGCAAACTGAGGGAGCATTGGGGCTGCTTTTTGAAAAGTCACGCATCTTAGAGCACCAGCTGCCTTTCGAATATTTTCATTGTGATCTAGAGCGTTTTGCGCTTTTGTTTGCAAGACTTGGATCTGAAAAGGATGCTTACATTTTAATTGAACTTCCTTCCAGTATGCATGATGAACGGATTTTGAGGGTTTTTTCTAAGCTTCAAATTCTGATCTGCCCGTTTTGTTACGACAGCCCAACACTAAATTCCACCGTTTACTTTGCCAGCCTTGCACGCAGGATTAAACCACACCTTGAAATACTTTTCCTGCCTAACCGCATTATCAGCTCAGCCACATATGAATTTAAGCAGGAAATCGATGAGCTATTGCGCCAGATTTCTCCACTATGCCCAGGCATCAGTGAGCATATCGGTTTTCAACGGATCAGCTCGCTGCAATTACAGCCGGCACTGATTGATCGCTACTGCGCTACCCTGGATTTGATTTACTCGCTTTATCTGACTAAAAAAGAATAACAATTTATTAAACCTAAATTTTTTATCATGACCAATTGGACCCCATTTATTTATGGCCTTGGAGCAGTTTACCTCCTTTACTATCTAACCAATCTTGCTTTTGATCTCTTAAAGACCAAGGCGGTGGATCACACCGGTGGCGGCTCACTTACTATCTCGCTTGCCGATTTAGAAGAGCCTATTGATGCCTCCGCTTACAACTTAGTGTCCACCAAGGATGAATCCCAGCCCTCAGCGCTACTAAGTTCTGGAACAATTAACAGCTCCGGCGGAGTACCTTTTGGCGAATTAATAGAGCTAGCTGCTAAAGATGCCATCCTTTTCACCCGGCAGATACCCACTTAAGTTTTAGCGCTATGTACTGCACTAAAACTTTATTCTTTTTGCAGGTAAGAATCGCCGCTCGGCCAATCTTGCTGGCTTTACAAGATCCCCCTGGTATCAAAGAATTTTACCAGGCCAGTTCTTCCATGCATGGCTATTATTACAGTTTTTCTGATCTCAGTCTTGTACTAGGTGCGATCGTTGGCATGCTGGGCGGGCTCCGGGTGTATCTTAACTGGCAATCTGGCCGCCATCACATCGATGCCCAGGTGATGGGCTGGTTTTTTTCCAGCCTTTTCCTTTTACTCTGCTCGGTATTCCTGCGCGGGCTATTTGGCCTATAACTCATTCAACAAACTTTAAACTTTAAAATCATGAACATGCAAAAAACAAAAAGATTCTTCCTCTGTGCTACCGGCCTGCTTTGCTCTACTTCACTCTTCGCCCAAGGCGGAGGTACTACAGGGATTAATGCCGCAACTTCTTCGCTGACCAGTTACGTTGACCCCGTTGGTAATTTGATCCTGGGGATTGGCGCAGTCGTGGGGCTTATTGGTGGGGTAATGGTGTATATCAAGTGGAATTCGGGTGACCGCGATATCAATAAGGAAGTGATGAGCTGGGGAGGCTCCTGCCTTTTTCTGGTACTGGTTTCGGTGGTCATCAAAGCATTTTTTGGCGTATGAATGCAGCAAAAACTTTTCCAGTTTACAAGGGGCTCCAGAAGCCCTTAACTTATAAAGGCCTTAAAGGGAAGTTCATTGCCTGGGGGCAGTGGCGCTAGTGGGAGGGCTAGTGCTGGGCGGGATAAGTGGGGCTTTTATCAACATGTACCTGGGATCTGTAGTTGCCCTTAGTAGCACGGGTGGGATGCTTTACTACATCCTTTCCCATCAAAAAAAAGGATTGCACAGTAAATCCCGGCACAATGGCATTTTCATTCAATCACTAAACATAAAAATTCGTTATGAAAACAAAGCAAACCTTTGAGCTTCCTTACTGCGGCATTGCTCCGTCAGCAGGAATCGACCTGCTTTATGGTGAACGTGGGGATTTTTCAGTAATTATTAAAATGACCAACCCCGTGCTCCAGTATTCAGCCGAAGGGGCGGCCTATCTCGCTTTTCACCTCTTATTGATCAATATGATCAAGATCTTGGGAGAGGGACATGTCATCCAGAAACAGGATATATTTTCTTCGCTTCGCTACCAGGCGGAAAAGAGCGATGAATTTTTGCAGCAAAGTTACAACGATCATTTCAGTGGCAGATCATACACGAAAATTACCACCTATCTGACCCTTACCCGGCTCATTAAAAAAAGAAGCTTTTATGTCTATGATGCTAGAGCCATAGCTGATTTTACCTCCAAAGTGACCAAGGTGATTGATCTTCTACATCAAAATGGCCTTGATCCTGTGCTGCTTAAAGAAAAAGAAATCAATGGGCTGATTAAGCGAATACTGGCCATGGATTTTTCTTCCCCACAGATTGTCCTTAACAACCTTAAAGCCAAAGAAGATGGTCTTGAAATTAGTGAAAAGCATATCAAAAGTATTTCGCTAATTGATATTGATGCAATAGATCTCCCGATGAGCCTTGGCACTTTCAAAGAGAAAAGCGATGGAAAGGCTTTCAA is drawn from Pedobacter sp. HDW13 and contains these coding sequences:
- a CDS encoding toprim domain-containing protein, translated to MSFISGDPDKLAVFEGMMDFLSWRIEHRENSASALILNSVSFLKPAIQKASEFAQVEIFFDHDPSGRKSSEEFLNKLSYSKDCSVIYQGYNDYNEMIQHRLNEAVKTDTDQNINLYRKTAR
- a CDS encoding DUF808 domain-containing protein, whose product is MASGFFAILDDIGALMDDIAVSAKVAAKKTAGILGDDLAVNAEKSTGFLSSRELPVLWAITKGSLINKLIIVPIALLLNVFFPVAIKVILVLGGIYLAYEGVEKIVEYLFHRSADTHGEAAEVLEEDENAEKTKVRSAITTDFILSIEIVIIALGSVLEESLTLQIVTVSIIALLATIGVYGIVAIIVRMDDAGYRLIKRSNGKGALSFFGKLLVSSLPIVIKVLSVVGTIALILVSGGFSCTILSSCIIFYQASLQ
- a CDS encoding DUF4134 domain-containing protein, whose amino-acid sequence is MNMQKTKRFFLCATGLLCSTSLFAQGGGTTGINAATSSLTSYVDPVGNLILGIGAVVGLIGGVMVYIKWNSGDRDINKEVMSWGGSCLFLVLVSVVIKAFFGV
- a CDS encoding DUF4134 family protein — its product is MQVRIAARPILLALQDPPGIKEFYQASSSMHGYYYSFSDLSLVLGAIVGMLGGLRVYLNWQSGRHHIDAQVMGWFFSSLFLLLCSVFLRGLFGL
- a CDS encoding relaxase/mobilization nuclease domain-containing protein yields the protein MNTVIVRLFTKSNGFPAVSYNMDKVNASAAELLSVRNMDLLKAYSFIRSIDIEHYFGAIASLNTRSHFDQFHAVLSTKGVQMDKQVFLDIAHKWMEAMGYKRQPYLIFLHTDTPNRHIHIVSTDVRLDGSKISDSFDRIRAVTELNRICGVDEAKSFQEDISRLIKYRCSSTAQLEILFKQKGYRFFSHKDNFLVRKYGKTLIRIPSDALLNSLSAAKADFKRIGEIKSFISSAMFIHNRKPEPIYQLGPGRAWRKIIAYRSDLADFLHSAANLEVVYLFSRRTVTGFMLIDHHTAQLFAGEELTDLHYFMGSLKQQSPALTPSHQH